In Campylobacter sp. VBCF_01 NA2, one DNA window encodes the following:
- a CDS encoding PAS domain-containing protein, translating to MERPVPIDEQIELDFSKIIISKTDPRGIITYVNDYFLEVSGYSEGELIGKPHSIVRHPDMPKIAFKLMWDSISKGRPFTAAVKNLAKDGRYYWVIAKLDQVIDPHTKKVVGHTAISEHTAFRTPAPAEIIQQIEPIYKKLVEIENSSGIKASYEYLEGFLHANNTTYDEFIEGLVTKKGFLDKLQAKFGKIFGR from the coding sequence ATGGAAAGACCTGTTCCCATAGATGAACAAATCGAGTTGGATTTCAGCAAAATCATCATCTCAAAGACGGATCCTCGCGGTATCATTACCTATGTCAATGATTATTTTTTGGAGGTTAGCGGATATAGCGAGGGCGAACTCATCGGCAAACCACACTCTATCGTCAGGCATCCAGATATGCCAAAAATCGCATTTAAGCTAATGTGGGATAGCATTTCTAAGGGCAGACCATTTACGGCTGCGGTGAAAAATCTAGCCAAAGACGGCAGGTATTACTGGGTCATCGCCAAGCTCGATCAAGTCATCGACCCGCATACCAAAAAGGTCGTCGGACACACGGCTATATCGGAGCATACGGCATTTCGCACGCCAGCGCCAGCCGAGATAATCCAGCAAATCGAGCCGATTTACAAAAAACTAGTCGAGATCGAAAATAGCTCCGGCATAAAGGCTAGCTATGAGTATTTGGAGGGGTTTTTGCACGCCAACAATACGACTTATGACGAATTTATCGAAGGGCTTGTTACAAAAAAGGGATTTTTAGACAAACTCCAAGCCAAATTTGGCAAAATTTTTGGAAGATAA
- a CDS encoding glucosyltransferase domain-containing protein, protein MRRAVDGVPGFLDPVYGYSRYGSEFFTKIIHMDFTFNTDISPIPQLVALGIVSLASLALCKIFTNKLNFMTVLATVPVGLSPFYLENMSFKFDSPFMAIALALMIFPFLFVKRLPLFAIISLFSVLIMSMTYQAANGVFIIISIFLALKMALEGKNGIKFLNFAL, encoded by the coding sequence TTGCGTAGAGCAGTAGATGGGGTTCCGGGATTTTTAGATCCTGTTTATGGATATAGCCGTTATGGAAGCGAATTTTTTACCAAAATCATCCACATGGATTTTACTTTTAATACAGACATTTCGCCGATTCCACAATTAGTAGCATTAGGCATAGTTAGTTTAGCTTCATTAGCACTTTGCAAAATTTTTACTAATAAACTAAATTTTATGACAGTTTTGGCAACTGTGCCTGTTGGACTAAGTCCATTTTATTTAGAAAATATGAGCTTTAAATTTGATTCACCGTTTATGGCAATAGCATTAGCGTTGATGATTTTTCCATTTTTATTTGTCAAAAGATTGCCACTTTTTGCCATTATTTCGCTATTTTCTGTTTTGATTATGTCTATGACATATCAAGCAGCAAATGGTGTTTTTATAATCATAAGTATATTTTTGGCTCTAAAAATGGCTCTTGAAGGTAAAAATGGAATAAAATTTTTAAACTTTGCCTTGTAG
- a CDS encoding glycosyltransferase: protein MTFSVLISVYIKEKAQFLDRALKSIYDEQEIKPNQIVLVEDGELTDELYEMIEIWKNKLGEILEIVKLEKNMGLGDALKIGLEKCKFEMVARMDSDDVAMPNRFKKQLEIFENNPNLDICGSWVGEFENDENEIYAYRKLPQNHDEIAKFAKMRSPLNHPSVMFKKSSVLKAGSYQKALMTEDYFLWVRMLLDGAKFYNIPEMLVKMRAGKSQLSRRGGLKYAISEFKVQREFYKLRFLNFYEFLRNTSVKFIVRLLPKAILSKIYSLLRSKN from the coding sequence ATGACTTTCTCCGTCCTAATATCCGTTTATATCAAAGAAAAAGCCCAGTTTTTAGATAGAGCTTTAAAAAGCATTTATGATGAGCAAGAAATCAAGCCAAATCAAATCGTCTTAGTCGAAGATGGTGAGCTTACAGATGAGCTTTACGAGATGATTGAAATTTGGAAAAATAAGCTTGGTGAAATTTTAGAGATCGTAAAACTTGAAAAAAATATGGGACTAGGAGATGCCCTAAAAATCGGACTTGAAAAGTGTAAATTTGAAATGGTAGCCAGAATGGATAGTGATGATGTTGCTATGCCAAATCGATTTAAAAAACAGCTCGAAATTTTCGAAAATAATCCAAATTTAGATATTTGTGGTTCGTGGGTTGGCGAATTTGAAAATGACGAAAACGAAATTTATGCTTACCGAAAACTTCCGCAAAATCACGATGAAATCGCTAAATTTGCCAAAATGCGCTCCCCTTTAAATCACCCAAGTGTGATGTTTAAGAAATCAAGCGTTTTAAAAGCTGGAAGTTATCAAAAAGCATTAATGACAGAAGATTATTTTTTGTGGGTTAGAATGCTTTTGGACGGAGCGAAATTTTACAATATCCCTGAAATGCTAGTAAAAATGCGAGCAGGCAAATCACAACTAAGCCGTCGCGGTGGCCTAAAATACGCTATTAGCGAATTCAAAGTTCAAAGAGAATTTTATAAGCTTAGATTTTTAAATTTTTATGAATTCTTGCGAAATACTAGTGTCAAATTTATCGTTCGTTTGCTCCCAAAAGCGATTTTATCAAAAATTTACTCACTTTTGCGAAGTAAAAATTAG
- a CDS encoding CDP-glycerol glycerophosphotransferase family protein — MYYIIKDLLKVSIMCFMRFLCLAFCIIPIKKNRIVLSSFNKRFACNQKYLFLELYEKHKDSLEFIFVIDKESDELNRYKNIKKIKFLSFQFFYYVMTSKVYVSGATIEPFLPKRKNQFFVCTWHGTAYKSLSPNSNSISKGRIKLTYDLVYVLRRKSTNFILSPNYRFIKDIAQYWRVDESVFLKIGYPRNDLFFKENNDKLISKIKEKLKIDKNLGVVLYAPTFRGNFRNTDDFAVELNIEETLKSLEKRFNKKFIFLFRGHHLALGKFKISESVINVDWYEDMQELLLISDVLITDYSSSSWDFYLTKKPVFLYVPDLDDYIKNQGLCVTMEEMPSLYALSNEEMQKNIEKFNYDDYLSRIEKHFNEMGSYENGTASRQLGDLIMQNINNGK, encoded by the coding sequence ATGTATTACATAATAAAAGATTTGCTAAAAGTTTCAATAATGTGCTTTATGAGATTTTTGTGCTTGGCTTTTTGTATTATTCCTATCAAAAAAAACAGAATTGTTCTAAGTAGTTTTAATAAAAGATTTGCCTGTAATCAAAAATATCTTTTTTTGGAATTATATGAAAAGCATAAAGATAGTTTAGAATTTATTTTTGTTATAGATAAAGAAAGCGATGAGTTAAACCGATATAAAAATATTAAAAAGATAAAATTTCTATCTTTTCAATTCTTTTATTATGTTATGACTAGCAAAGTTTATGTTAGCGGGGCCACAATCGAGCCGTTTTTGCCAAAACGGAAAAATCAGTTTTTCGTATGCACTTGGCATGGCACAGCATACAAATCACTATCGCCAAATTCAAACTCTATATCAAAAGGTCGCATAAAACTAACTTATGATTTAGTCTATGTTCTTCGTAGAAAATCTACAAATTTTATACTATCTCCAAACTATCGTTTCATAAAAGATATCGCGCAATACTGGCGAGTAGATGAGAGTGTGTTTTTAAAAATAGGTTATCCTAGAAATGATCTATTTTTCAAAGAAAATAACGATAAATTAATATCCAAAATAAAAGAAAAATTGAAAATTGATAAAAATTTAGGTGTAGTCTTGTATGCGCCGACTTTTAGGGGAAATTTTAGAAATACAGACGATTTTGCAGTCGAACTAAATATAGAAGAAACTTTAAAATCATTAGAAAAAAGATTTAATAAAAAATTTATATTTTTATTTCGTGGTCATCATCTAGCACTTGGTAAATTTAAAATTTCAGAATCTGTAATAAATGTAGATTGGTATGAAGATATGCAAGAACTTTTGTTAATAAGTGATGTCCTTATAACGGATTATTCATCATCATCTTGGGATTTTTATTTGACAAAAAAACCAGTATTTTTATATGTGCCAGATTTAGATGATTACATAAAAAATCAAGGACTTTGTGTAACAATGGAAGAAATGCCTAGCCTATATGCACTTTCTAATGAAGAAATGCAAAAAAATATAGAAAAGTTTAATTATGATGATTATTTGAGCAGAATAGAAAAACATTTTAATGAAATGGGTAGTTACGAAAATGGAACTGCAAGCAGACAGCTTGGTGATTTGATAATGCAAAATATAAACAATGGAAAATAA
- a CDS encoding glycosyltransferase family 2 protein yields MNNSLISIIIPVYNVEKYLKECLDSVTNQTYKNLEIILVDDGSTDKSGEICDEFARQDSRIKVIHQKNQGQAAARNRALDIMQGEYLAFVDSDDMVDEAYIGTLFEMIQKYNTKIAMISFENFTQIEEIQVIKQKNSNSEVNSYSTEEFFRNYLISKPKFHNFICRCLYHRDIFANLRFPVGIIYEDVYLYYDIFSDIKNIIISNKILYSYRQNIGSTSRSFNEKHLNITNVYDGLTKKIIKKYPNLNREINLALCIANLMLAKMAMQEKNTKFKYKIDEYHKYVRENLDILFALKTNLKVGLQLVLFYLSPKSFEKLFLSLKSH; encoded by the coding sequence ATGAATAACTCATTAATTTCAATAATAATCCCCGTTTATAATGTCGAAAAATATCTAAAAGAGTGCCTAGACTCAGTTACAAATCAAACTTATAAAAATTTAGAAATAATTCTAGTCGATGATGGTAGCACTGATAAAAGTGGTGAAATTTGCGATGAATTTGCAAGGCAAGATAGCCGTATAAAGGTAATTCACCAAAAAAATCAAGGTCAAGCAGCAGCCAGAAATAGAGCACTTGATATTATGCAGGGTGAATATTTGGCTTTTGTAGATAGCGATGATATGGTAGATGAAGCTTATATTGGGACGCTTTTTGAAATGATTCAAAAGTATAATACAAAAATTGCAATGATAAGTTTTGAAAATTTTACTCAAATAGAAGAAATTCAAGTTATAAAACAAAAAAATTCAAATAGTGAAGTAAATTCTTACAGTACAGAAGAGTTTTTTAGAAATTATCTTATTTCTAAACCTAAATTTCATAATTTTATTTGTAGATGTTTGTACCATAGGGATATTTTTGCGAATTTAAGATTTCCTGTTGGGATAATTTATGAGGATGTATATTTATATTATGATATTTTTAGTGATATAAAAAATATCATAATATCAAATAAAATTTTATATTCTTATAGACAAAATATAGGCTCAACTTCAAGGTCTTTTAATGAAAAACATTTGAATATAACAAATGTTTATGACGGATTAACAAAAAAAATAATAAAAAAATATCCAAATTTAAATAGAGAGATAAATTTGGCTTTATGTATTGCAAATTTAATGCTTGCAAAAATGGCAATGCAAGAGAAAAACACCAAATTCAAATACAAAATTGACGAATATCATAAATATGTGCGTGAAAATTTGGATATTTTATTTGCATTAAAAACAAATTTAAAAGTTGGATTACAATTAGTTTTATTTTATCTAAGTCCAAAATCATTTGAAAAACTATTTTTGAGCTTAAAATCTCATTAA
- a CDS encoding EpsG family protein, whose amino-acid sequence MIFYIAIYISASLFIFLYSKTENKNLAFIFKWTSFLILFVPLALRYNIGIDYPHYMNLITSGQYLSDWEISWILFVKLIYALNLDIHWFFVVPAFLSLLIFFNLFEKKYLWVAVIVYIFYYYTHSYVFVRQDFALVVFLIAVKYFLAKKRLAMLFWIIISCLFHKSIIFNGIVLLMCEINFKFFNTRVNLFILACIFALQYINLADLFMNYIIRYTPYANYEFSEFNRDAEIATGLGIFIYFAIFALIFAFQTKYDFKSYLGRFYNLTCIFLFYLAISRVLMKDIFIFHRLADSSAIALIFGSISLLISKTKYSKYALFVVLFLLFAMCIKITSNADINAIGATRAIIPYQSIFQR is encoded by the coding sequence ATGATTTTTTACATTGCTATTTATATTTCGGCTTCATTGTTTATTTTTTTATATTCAAAAACAGAAAATAAAAATTTAGCATTTATTTTTAAATGGACTAGTTTTTTGATTTTATTTGTGCCATTAGCACTTAGATACAACATAGGTATCGATTACCCACATTATATGAATTTAATAACCAGTGGTCAATATTTATCAGATTGGGAAATAAGTTGGATTTTATTTGTAAAATTGATTTATGCATTAAATTTAGATATACATTGGTTTTTTGTGGTTCCAGCTTTCCTATCTTTATTAATATTTTTTAATCTATTTGAAAAAAAATATTTATGGGTTGCTGTTATTGTCTATATATTTTATTATTATACACATTCTTATGTTTTTGTTAGGCAAGATTTTGCATTAGTTGTATTTTTGATTGCCGTAAAATATTTTTTAGCCAAAAAAAGATTAGCAATGTTATTTTGGATTATTATTTCTTGTTTATTTCATAAATCAATAATATTTAATGGTATAGTGCTTTTAATGTGTGAAATTAATTTTAAATTTTTTAATACCCGCGTCAATTTATTTATATTAGCTTGTATTTTTGCATTACAATATATCAATCTAGCGGATTTATTTATGAATTACATTATTCGCTATACACCGTATGCAAATTATGAATTTAGTGAATTTAACAGAGATGCAGAAATTGCCACTGGACTTGGAATATTTATTTATTTTGCTATTTTTGCGCTGATTTTTGCATTTCAGACTAAATATGATTTTAAATCATATCTTGGTAGATTTTATAATTTAACTTGCATTTTTTTATTTTATCTTGCAATATCAAGGGTTTTGATGAAGGATATTTTTATTTTTCATAGATTAGCTGATAGTTCCGCAATAGCACTTATATTTGGTTCTATTTCTTTGCTTATTTCTAAAACCAAATATAGCAAATATGCATTATTTGTTGTATTATTTCTACTTTTTGCTATGTGCATTAAAATCACTAGTAATGCCGATATAAATGCTATTGGTGCCACAAGAGCAATCATACCGTATCAGTCAATATTTCAAAGGTAA
- a CDS encoding glycosyltransferase family 2 protein, whose protein sequence is MSENPLISVIVPVYNVELYLEECANSIINQTYKNLEIILINDGATDSSGEMCDEFAKKDNRIRVIHKQNGGLSSARNAGLDIMQGEYLAFVDSDDIIDESYIQTLFEMIQKYNTKISMIGFCKFKNIKELDEYKNQNSNSKDFVLSSHDIFKLSFLPYNAFMTTAWTNLYNKEIFKNLRFREGILFEDTDIYFEIIETYNSSKSVAFCDKKLYFYRQQEDSIMKKFNEKKLSKIEIANKFADKIVEKYSDLKKYANFYKCNIALVLYTEIMLQNNYKKYSKKLEESRQIVKQNFDFIFAYKINLKRAILLQLFKINPKLYNFIYKVFKK, encoded by the coding sequence ATGAGCGAAAATCCATTAATTTCTGTGATAGTTCCAGTTTATAATGTAGAACTATATTTAGAAGAGTGCGCAAATTCTATCATAAATCAAACTTATAAGAATTTAGAGATTATTTTGATTAATGACGGTGCTACTGATAGCAGCGGGGAAATGTGTGACGAATTTGCTAAAAAAGATAATCGTATAAGAGTTATACATAAGCAAAATGGTGGATTATCAAGTGCTAGAAATGCGGGACTTGATATAATGCAAGGCGAGTATCTAGCCTTTGTAGATAGCGATGATATAATAGATGAAAGTTATATTCAAACGCTTTTTGAGATGATACAAAAGTATAATACAAAAATTTCTATGATAGGTTTTTGTAAATTTAAAAACATTAAAGAATTAGATGAATATAAAAATCAAAATTCAAATAGCAAAGATTTTGTTTTGTCATCACACGATATTTTTAAACTTTCTTTTTTGCCTTATAATGCTTTTATGACCACGGCTTGGACAAATTTATATAATAAAGAGATTTTTAAAAATCTGAGATTTAGGGAAGGAATTTTATTTGAAGATACGGATATTTATTTTGAAATCATAGAGACATACAATTCGAGTAAAAGCGTTGCATTTTGCGATAAAAAGCTATATTTTTATAGACAACAAGAAGATTCCATAATGAAAAAATTTAATGAGAAAAAATTAAGCAAAATTGAAATTGCAAATAAATTTGCAGATAAAATTGTAGAGAAATATAGCGATTTAAAAAAGTATGCAAATTTTTATAAATGCAATATCGCACTTGTTTTATATACGGAGATTATGTTGCAAAATAATTATAAAAAATATAGCAAAAAATTAGAAGAGAGTCGCCAAATAGTAAAACAAAATTTTGATTTTATTTTTGCTTATAAAATAAATTTAAAAAGAGCAATTTTGTTACAACTATTTAAAATAAATCCGAAATTATATAATTTTATATATAAAGTATTTAAAAAATGA
- a CDS encoding oligosaccharide flippase family protein: protein MAINPKIVKNIAWLLCEHGVRIVMGLAVTMILARVLSVEEYGNFQYILGLVVIFSALSYINPAEIVVPRLTNADAAERKIIMGNGFVIRFVSSVVAYLALLLFVFFTDDIKIFYLSVVMASSILVNESSAIITAFLQSQTMIKYRSVLVMATHIIKLLMFLALYYLGVTNIYAYGFVTAFELFLIAFGLLVVYRILTKEWFFTYDKAQIYKFLKLGLPFFAGIILMIVCRRVDFMFLKHLGDEFSLGLYTSAMSLLNIVTAISPIIAISFAPLFVYKFDDIKIIKSNVLKLAFGMSAMAILTAVILYFLAPLVINLIFGAKFSGTIPVFEILLVVLPFIFLNEALNIYIIKMQFGKILIYKWALVLLFSAIGYIIFIPKFLAFGAVAGYGVGYLAACLFGFWVMFRYNDKFKGKK from the coding sequence ATGGCGATAAACCCTAAAATAGTAAAAAATATAGCTTGGCTTTTATGCGAACACGGAGTTAGAATAGTAATGGGATTAGCTGTTACTATGATTTTAGCTCGTGTGCTAAGTGTAGAAGAGTATGGGAATTTTCAGTATATTTTAGGACTTGTTGTTATTTTTTCTGCTCTTTCGTATATAAATCCAGCTGAAATCGTTGTTCCGCGCCTAACAAATGCTGATGCCGCAGAACGCAAAATAATAATGGGAAACGGCTTTGTTATAAGGTTTGTTTCGTCGGTGGTTGCGTATTTAGCGTTGCTTTTGTTTGTATTTTTTACAGATGACATAAAGATTTTTTATTTAAGCGTTGTTATGGCTTCGTCTATTTTAGTAAATGAAAGCTCTGCGATTATCACGGCATTTTTACAGTCGCAAACTATGATAAAATATCGTTCGGTTTTGGTTATGGCAACACATATAATCAAACTTTTAATGTTTTTAGCTCTTTATTATTTGGGTGTTACGAATATCTATGCTTACGGCTTTGTAACAGCTTTTGAGCTATTTTTGATAGCTTTTGGGCTTTTGGTGGTTTATAGAATTTTAACAAAAGAGTGGTTTTTTACCTATGACAAAGCTCAAATTTATAAATTTTTAAAACTTGGTTTGCCGTTTTTTGCTGGGATTATTTTGATGATAGTTTGTAGGCGAGTTGATTTTATGTTTTTAAAGCATTTAGGCGATGAGTTTTCGCTAGGGCTTTATACTTCGGCTATGTCGCTTTTAAACATTGTAACTGCCATTTCGCCTATTATAGCGATTTCATTTGCTCCGCTTTTTGTCTATAAATTTGACGATATAAAAATCATAAAATCAAATGTCTTAAAACTTGCGTTTGGTATGTCTGCAATGGCAATTTTAACGGCAGTTATTTTATATTTTTTAGCTCCACTAGTTATAAATTTGATTTTTGGGGCAAAATTTAGTGGAACAATCCCTGTATTTGAAATTTTACTTGTAGTTTTACCATTTATTTTTTTAAATGAAGCATTAAATATTTATATCATCAAAATGCAATTTGGCAAAATTTTAATCTATAAATGGGCTTTGGTTTTGCTATTTTCGGCTATCGGTTACATTATTTTTATACCAAAATTTTTAGCTTTTGGTGCAGTTGCGGGATACGGTGTAGGCTACCTTGCTGCGTGTTTGTTTGGATTTTGGGTAATGTTTAGATACAACGATAAATTTAAAGGCAAAAAATGA
- a CDS encoding Wzz/FepE/Etk N-terminal domain-containing protein — MSENLMNSANSQNEIFKKDDEIDIFELLGKIWKDKFSIAMITLAFFALGVLYTIIATPWYSANARISVPYYKNISENKKELFANADMIINKIQSKYIDALKGQPKESAFVEKIAPAKISGTKNNLNDFFDIEVMGKSNDEAVALINQIVKEEQEIYKPNISLQESRIKNALYNADAKIKTLQNSLKNSEIQISHIQNMQLPKLENRIRQIEEIFMPNKDKEIANLQNIVLPNDKKAYDELINNVIPKLDAEIQSIEKELKNPNLNQNNAIILKERLNDLRNRYMSATTTTKQKFEHDLHDSEFVKIPNLLKDKENLLVSQTDLQNQIQTKNDDIVKIQNSIDEKKDEISKLENQKEILKASLEKQNLSNVIIKDDIIITSKSPVKPKKLLIVAIATFLGGVLGVFWVLLKSEISARKNLKA, encoded by the coding sequence ATGAGCGAAAATTTAATGAATTCAGCTAATTCGCAAAATGAAATTTTCAAAAAAGACGATGAAATCGATATTTTCGAGTTACTAGGCAAAATTTGGAAAGATAAATTTAGCATTGCTATGATTACACTAGCGTTTTTCGCTTTGGGCGTTTTATACACCATAATCGCCACGCCGTGGTATAGCGCAAATGCTAGAATTTCAGTGCCTTACTACAAAAATATAAGCGAAAACAAAAAAGAGCTTTTTGCTAATGCGGATATGATAATAAATAAAATTCAAAGCAAATATATTGACGCTCTAAAAGGTCAGCCAAAAGAGAGTGCATTTGTAGAAAAGATAGCCCCAGCAAAAATAAGTGGCACAAAAAACAACCTAAACGACTTTTTTGACATCGAAGTTATGGGCAAAAGCAACGATGAAGCCGTCGCTTTGATAAATCAAATCGTTAAAGAAGAGCAAGAAATTTATAAACCAAACATATCTTTGCAAGAAAGTCGCATTAAAAACGCTCTTTATAATGCAGACGCGAAAATAAAAACCTTGCAAAATAGTCTAAAAAATAGCGAAATTCAAATAAGCCATATCCAAAATATGCAGCTTCCAAAACTTGAAAATCGCATAAGGCAGATAGAAGAAATTTTTATGCCAAACAAAGACAAAGAAATCGCAAATTTGCAAAATATAGTCTTGCCAAATGACAAAAAAGCTTATGATGAGCTTATAAATAATGTAATTCCGAAACTGGACGCAGAAATTCAAAGCATAGAAAAAGAGCTAAAAAATCCAAATTTAAATCAAAATAACGCAATTATTTTAAAAGAGCGGTTAAATGATTTGCGAAATCGCTATATGAGTGCGACCACGACGACAAAACAAAAATTCGAGCACGATTTGCACGATAGCGAATTTGTAAAAATTCCTAATCTTTTGAAAGATAAAGAAAATTTGCTTGTATCGCAAACGGATTTGCAAAATCAAATTCAGACTAAAAACGACGATATAGTTAAAATTCAAAACTCCATAGATGAGAAAAAAGATGAAATTTCAAAACTAGAAAATCAAAAAGAGATTTTAAAGGCGAGTTTAGAAAAACAAAATTTAAGCAATGTCATCATAAAAGATGACATTATCATAACTAGCAAATCCCCTGTGAAGCCTAAAAAGCTTTTAATCGTAGCGATTGCGACATTTTTAGGTGGTGTTTTGGGTGTGTTTTGGGTTTTGCTAAAAAGCGAAATCTCAGCGAGAAAGAATTTGAAAGCCTAA
- the tagD gene encoding glycerol-3-phosphate cytidylyltransferase — translation MKSIKRVITYGTFDMLHYGHINLLRRAKALGDYLIVALSTDEFNWNSKQKKCYFSYEKRKHLLEAIRYVDLVIPENSWEQKKEDVHLYHVDTFVIGDDWEGKFDFLKDEGCEVVYLKRTPEISTTQIKKDLKDKDGK, via the coding sequence TTGAAAAGTATAAAACGCGTTATAACTTATGGCACATTTGATATGCTTCATTATGGGCATATAAATTTGCTTCGCCGTGCAAAAGCACTTGGCGATTACCTTATTGTGGCGCTTTCGACCGATGAGTTTAACTGGAATTCAAAGCAAAAAAAATGCTATTTTTCATACGAAAAACGCAAACACCTGCTTGAAGCGATTCGCTATGTAGATCTCGTAATCCCAGAAAATTCATGGGAGCAAAAAAAGGAAGATGTGCATTTGTATCATGTCGATACTTTCGTCATCGGCGATGACTGGGAAGGCAAATTTGACTTTTTAAAAGACGAAGGTTGCGAAGTGGTTTATCTAAAACGAACGCCGGAGATTTCAACAACACAGATAAAAAAAGATTTAAAAGATAAGGACGGAAAATGA
- a CDS encoding sugar transferase yields the protein MKKFYAMAILLVADVLCILISFFIAVSVRNFIEFDFAGNTHQHYTTYLGSFFIYVLIIGTLAYRKIYTKRYDFWHESYIVFSSCMFALVMIFFLLAINKNVSHSRFVIFLAFGLCAVLIPMCKFFLKKYLYRVGIWQKNARVINGDKEFRREIFKNHYLGYKFTRGDDYETVFIANKNLKSIDELNRLVEENVIKNREVIFTPALQGYDFAGGEIFSLFNSRTNLFMLENSLLKPMNRFFKRFVDIAMIMCAMPLLVPIFAIVIIAMKINEPRGSIFFSHPRMGRYGKTFGCLKFRSMRENCDEMFKKYLEENPQEIEYYQKYHKYENDIRITKLGNFLRKTSIDELPQLINVLKGDMSIVGPRPVLEKEFEMGDATRYERDIVLQVRPGVTGLAQINDREKSEFGDRVKMNIWYVKNWTLYMDFIIILKTIKLVLMRESAS from the coding sequence ATGAAAAAATTTTATGCTATGGCTATACTTTTGGTGGCCGATGTTTTGTGTATTTTGATATCGTTTTTCATCGCTGTGAGCGTGAGAAATTTCATAGAATTTGATTTTGCTGGTAACACTCATCAGCATTATACCACCTATCTTGGCTCATTTTTTATATATGTTTTGATTATCGGCACATTAGCGTATCGCAAAATTTACACCAAACGCTATGATTTTTGGCATGAAAGTTACATTGTGTTTTCATCGTGTATGTTTGCGCTGGTGATGATTTTTTTCTTGCTTGCGATTAACAAAAATGTCTCGCACTCGCGATTTGTGATATTTTTGGCGTTTGGATTGTGCGCGGTTTTGATACCGATGTGCAAATTTTTTCTTAAAAAATACCTTTACCGCGTGGGAATTTGGCAAAAAAACGCTAGGGTTATCAATGGCGATAAAGAATTCCGCCGCGAAATCTTTAAAAACCACTATTTGGGCTATAAATTTACCCGTGGTGATGATTACGAGACCGTTTTTATCGCAAATAAAAATTTGAAGAGTATTGACGAGCTAAACAGGTTGGTCGAAGAAAATGTCATCAAAAACCGCGAGGTGATTTTTACTCCCGCTTTGCAAGGATATGATTTTGCTGGCGGGGAAATTTTCAGCCTTTTTAACTCTCGCACAAATTTATTTATGCTGGAAAATTCGCTCTTAAAGCCAATGAATAGGTTTTTTAAACGCTTTGTTGATATCGCGATGATAATGTGTGCTATGCCTTTGCTTGTGCCGATTTTCGCTATCGTGATAATAGCTATGAAAATAAATGAGCCGCGTGGTAGCATTTTTTTCTCTCATCCTAGAATGGGCAGATACGGCAAGACTTTTGGTTGTTTGAAATTTCGCTCGATGAGAGAAAACTGCGATGAAATGTTTAAAAAATATTTAGAGGAAAATCCGCAAGAAATCGAGTATTATCAAAAATATCACAAATACGAAAATGATATTCGCATAACAAAGCTTGGAAATTTTTTACGCAAAACCTCTATTGATGAGCTTCCGCAACTCATAAATGTCCTAAAAGGCGATATGAGTATTGTGGGGCCTAGACCAGTGCTAGAAAAAGAGTTTGAAATGGGCGATGCGACGAGATACGAAAGGGATATTGTTTTGCAAGTTCGCCCTGGCGTAACAGGACTAGCGCAAATTAATGACCGCGAAAAATCAGAATTTGGCGATAGGGTGAAAATGAATATCTGGTATGTCAAAAACTGGACGCTTTATATGGATTTTATCATTATTTTAAAGACAATTAAGCTTGTTTTAATGCGAGAAAGCGCAAGCTAA